A window of the Amycolatopsis solani genome harbors these coding sequences:
- a CDS encoding peptidase inhibitor family I36 protein codes for MRVFKSAAVLAASIALLTTGFAAEAGAQAACPAGKICLYTGANSTGRMATFTWGSPDLRGQGVDRAIWVVSNHPRGMCLYPGYNYTGWPSSVGETVARGFQVSPTSSVKPCTG; via the coding sequence ATGCGCGTCTTCAAGTCCGCTGCCGTTCTGGCGGCGTCGATCGCTTTGCTCACAACGGGTTTCGCCGCCGAAGCCGGCGCACAGGCCGCCTGCCCGGCAGGCAAGATCTGCCTCTACACCGGCGCGAACTCGACCGGCCGGATGGCGACGTTCACCTGGGGTTCCCCGGATCTCCGCGGCCAGGGCGTGGATCGCGCGATCTGGGTGGTCAGCAACCATCCGCGGGGCATGTGCCTGTACCCGGGTTACAACTACACCGGCTGGCCCAGCAGTGTCGGGGAGACCGTCGCGCGTGGCTTCCAGGTCAGTCCGACCAGCTCCGTCAAACCCTGCACGGGCTGA
- the truA gene encoding tRNA pseudouridine(38-40) synthase TruA, translating to MDVSYDGTDFSGWARQPGRRTVQELLEEALRRQPPGASVPKSVVVAGRTDAGVHATGQVVHVDVVPLASPSGRIPVSPEGIPDLTRMVGRWNRLLPGDVRVLGARVAPAGFDARFSAIRRHYRYRVSDAPWGVDPLRRHDTLAWNRPLSTDAMNAAAADLLGLHDFAAYCKQRDTGTTIRELQRLVWRRLDEHLLEVEVSADAFCHSMVRSLVGVLLLVGDGRRTDAWPSKLLESGIRDSAVAPAHGLTLLGVDYPPDAELAARAEQTRNVRTSVESPGN from the coding sequence CTGGACGTCTCGTACGACGGCACGGACTTCTCGGGCTGGGCCCGCCAGCCGGGCCGCCGGACGGTCCAGGAGCTCCTGGAGGAGGCGCTGCGGCGCCAGCCACCGGGGGCGTCGGTACCCAAGTCCGTGGTCGTGGCGGGCCGCACGGACGCCGGGGTGCACGCGACCGGCCAGGTCGTGCACGTCGACGTGGTCCCGCTCGCTTCGCCGTCCGGCCGGATTCCCGTGTCGCCCGAAGGCATCCCGGACCTGACGCGCATGGTGGGCCGCTGGAACCGCCTCCTGCCCGGTGACGTCCGGGTGCTGGGTGCCCGCGTCGCCCCGGCGGGGTTCGACGCGCGTTTCTCGGCGATCCGCCGTCACTACCGCTACCGCGTCTCGGACGCGCCGTGGGGCGTGGACCCGTTGCGCCGCCACGACACCCTGGCCTGGAACCGTCCACTGTCGACGGACGCGATGAACGCGGCCGCGGCTGACCTGTTGGGCCTGCACGACTTCGCGGCGTACTGCAAGCAGCGTGACACGGGCACGACGATCCGCGAGCTGCAGCGCCTGGTCTGGCGCCGGCTCGACGAGCACCTGCTGGAGGTCGAGGTCTCGGCGGACGCGTTCTGCCACTCGATGGTCCGCAGCCTGGTCGGCGTCCTCCTCCTGGTGGGCGACGGCCGCCGCACGGACGCGTGGCCGTCGAAGCTCCTGGAGAGCGGCATCCGCGACAGCGCGGTGGCCCCGGCCCACGGCCTCACCCTGCTCGGCGTGGATTACCCGCCGGACGCCGAACTGGCGGCCCGCGCGGAGCAGACCCGCAACGTCCGCACGTCCGTCGAGAGTCCGGGGAACTGA
- the rplQ gene encoding 50S ribosomal protein L17, with the protein MPTPTKGARLGGSSAHERLILANLATQLFEHGKITTTEAKARRVRPLAEKLITKAKRGDLHNRRLVQKIVRDKDVVHKLFAEIGPHFAERAGGYTRITKTMPRKGDNAKMAVIELVPEKTVTSEAERARKTKFAKDEKAAAPVAEETTSTEEAPAADETKAEDTAAAETEAPASDDADADAKKD; encoded by the coding sequence ATGCCCACCCCTACCAAGGGAGCCCGGCTCGGCGGGTCGTCCGCGCACGAGCGGCTGATCCTGGCCAACTTGGCCACGCAGCTGTTCGAGCACGGCAAGATCACGACCACCGAGGCGAAGGCCCGCCGGGTCCGCCCGCTGGCCGAGAAGCTGATCACGAAGGCGAAGCGGGGCGACCTGCACAACCGCCGTCTGGTGCAGAAGATCGTCCGTGACAAGGACGTCGTGCACAAGCTGTTCGCCGAGATCGGTCCGCACTTCGCGGAGCGGGCGGGCGGCTACACCCGGATCACCAAGACGATGCCGCGCAAGGGCGACAACGCCAAGATGGCGGTCATCGAACTGGTCCCGGAGAAGACGGTGACTTCGGAAGCCGAGCGCGCTCGCAAGACGAAGTTCGCCAAGGACGAGAAGGCCGCCGCTCCGGTCGCCGAGGAGACCACCTCCACCGAGGAGGCTCCGGCTGCCGACGAGACCAAGGCCGAAGACACCGCCGCTGCCGAGACCGAGGCCCCGGCTTCGGACGACGCGGACGCGGACGCCAAGAAGGACTGA